A genomic segment from Spinacia oleracea cultivar Varoflay chromosome 3, BTI_SOV_V1, whole genome shotgun sequence encodes:
- the LOC110797194 gene encoding uncharacterized protein, with protein sequence MVGETQNAFVPGRMMIDNCYIAHETINSVKKRKKGGRFEAVLKVDLSKAYDRVRWDFIIGILTKMEFPQLWIQWITKCISTVSYAILVNGEPTAQIKPGTGLRQGDPLSPYLFILLMEVLSKKIMKLESQGILQGIKVSRNAPTISHLFFADDAIFCFKATPPSCRAIRGCIEDFCSISGEMINFDKSTVLFSPNTPRRFIRILRSPLGVRVKDEVGNYLGCPMDVDGRSSAKFQSIVDRINEKIGSWKFARTSQPGKLLLINSILVAMASHILSIYSCPSLIAKKINSNLLKFWWATSSSRKPIYWRKKELLYHHKGEGGVGIKEIGTLNLALLARQSWRMYSNPRLLASKLFKGKYGGDPISLGYRDTTPRSCSWAARSLIKASNSLKDGVRTRIGNGETTRITQDTWVGNSKLKMKNTSSNDVRQLTTVAHLMTTERRWNAPLIWRCFQEQEAKLIMATHIPSDCVQDTYQWEYTKNGKYTFKSGYWHIQSKTNAPPLGTDKFWANMWRSSLLPRWKHFIWKLIHRALPTKTNLCKRGIDIEVTCPFCKGQTETDLHIFRLCPTAQMVWRASPLGIVSESQAMVPMQTWLRNFLNLFFNQDGKDDSRAVQLTATLWAIWLHRNDIIFCGVSVNPNRILEVAQSHVHSWKEAQKAKLMQQQHLNWKQPGEINLTKISMWKVGKCSNLGFFSILVDAAWNRKKNSKQKQWEAAVAWAEDDNQTISCSGAKRIFAQDALQAECYAILEGIRVASGLARNVILKTDCKVAVEAIRNENQAHSHIATIISDIRKEATMLDFFVCLKVSRNAVIKAHNLAQQERKGLGL encoded by the coding sequence ATGGTAGGAGAGACGCAAAATGCATTTGTACCTGGTCGAATGATGATAGACAACTGTTATATAGCTCATGAAACTATCAATAGTGTGAAAAAACGAAAGAAAGGGGGCAGATTTGAGGCGGTGTTAAAGGTGGATCTTAGCAAAGCGTATGATCGAGTAAGATGGGATTTTATTATTGGTATTCTGACCAAAATGGAGTTCCCGCAACTATGGATACAATGGATTACAAAGTGTATTTCTACGGTTTCGTATGCAATCCTCGTAAATGGTGAACCAACAGCTCAAATCAAGCCGGGAACAGGCCTTCGACAGGGCGACCCCCTCTCCCCTTATCTTTTCATTCTCTTAATGGAGGTTCTCTCGAAGAAAATTATGAAACTGGAAAGTCAGGGTATTTTACAGGGAATTAAGGTTTCAAGGAATGCTCCCACGATAAGCCACCTCTTTTTTGCGGACGACGCAATTTTTTGCTTCAAAGCCACACCTCCTTCGTGCCGCGCAATAAGAGGTTGTATTGAGGATTTTTGCTCTATTTCGGGGGAGATGATAAATTTTGACAAGTCCACAGTACTTTTTAGTCCTAACACCCCAAGGAGATTTATCCGTATTCTTCGCAGCCCCCTTGGAGTAAGAGTGAAAGATGAGGTTGGAAACTACCTTGGTTGCCCAATGGACGTCGACGGCCGATCCTCTGCTAAATTCCAGAGTATTGTGGACAGGATAAATGAGAAAATTGGATCCTGGAAATTTGCAAGAACCAGCCAACCAGGAAAACTACTTCTCATTAATAGTATACTGGTGGCAATGGCCTCCCACATATTATCCATCTACTCTTGTCCGAGTCTAATAGCGAAGAAGATCAACTCTAACCTTCTTAAATTTTGGTGGGCTACTTCCAGTTCAAGGAAACCGATTTACTGGCGAAAGAAGGAGCTTCTGTACCACCACAAAGGGGAAGGAGGAGTGGGAATAAAGGAAATTGGCACCCTCAACTTGGCCCTCCTAGCCCGTCAAAGCTGGCGAATGTATTCCAACCCACGACTGCTAGCAAGCAAGCTCTTCAAAGGCAAATATGGAGGGGACCCAATCTCTCTGGGATACAGAGACACTACTCCAAGATCATGTTCGTGGGCTGCAAGAAGCTTAATCAAGGCATCCAACTCGCTGAAGGACGGTGTTCGAACTCGAATTGGAAACGGGGAGACAACCAGAATCACTCAAGATACATGGGTTGGCAACTCTAAGCTGAAAATGAAGAATACAAGTTCAAATGATGTCAGACAATTAACCACAGTTGCACACTTGATGACAACAGAGAGAAGGTGGAATGCACCGCTTATATGGAGATGCTTCCAGGAGCAAGAAGCAAAGTTAATCATGGCTACGCATATACCAAGTGACTGTGTCCAGGATACCTACCAGTGGGAGTACACAAAGAATGGTAAATATACTTTTAAATCAGGTTACTGGCACATCCAGAGCAAGACCAACGCCCCCCCTTTAGGCACTGATAAATTCTGGGCGAACATGTGGCGTTCGAGCCTTCTCCCTAGATGGAAGCACTTTATTTGGAAGCTCATCCACAGAGCCCTCCCTACAAAAACAAACTTATGCAAAAGGGGGATCGATATCGAAGTGACATGCCCCTTCTGTAAGGGTCAAACGGAAACGGACTTACATATTTTTCGACTTTGCCCAACTGCGCAAATGGTTTGGCGAGCAAGCCCATTGGGCATTGTTTCCGAGTCTCAGGCTATGGTCCCTATGCAAACTTGGTTGAGAAACTTCCTCAATCTTTTCTTCAACCAAGACGGAAAAGACGATTCAAGAGCAGTTCAGTTAACAGCCACCCTTTGGGCCATCTGGCTACACCGAAACGACATCATTTTTTGTGGCGTGAGTGTAAACCCAAATAGAATTTTGGAGGTAGCACAGTCACACGTCCATTCTTGGAAGGAAGCACAGAAAGCAAAACTGATGCAGCAACAACatttaaattggaaacaacctGGAGAAATCAACTTGACTAAGATTTCAATGTGGAAAGTAGGGAAGTGCAGCAACCTGGGTTTCTTCTCTATTTTAGTGGATGCAGCGTGGAACAGAAAGAAGAACTCAAAACAGAAACAATGGGAAGCAGCTGTAGCATGGGCAGAAGATGACAACCAGACCATTAGCTGTTCAGGCGCCAAGAGGATCTTTGCACAAGATGCCTTACAAGCGGAATGCTACGCAATCTTGGAGGGAATCAGAGTTGCTAGTGGGCTTGCGCGCAACGTAATTCTCAAAACAGATTGCAAGGTAGCTGTGGAGGCAATACGGAATGAAAATCAAGCCCACTCACACATAGCAACTATCATCAGTGACATTCGCAAGGAAGCAACCATGCTAGACTTCTTTGTATGTTTAAAAGTTAGTAGGAATGCTGTAATTAAGGCCCATAATCTTGCCCAGCAAGAGAGAAAAGGTCTTGGGTTATAG